In Nostoc sp. CENA543, a single genomic region encodes these proteins:
- the murA gene encoding UDP-N-acetylglucosamine 1-carboxyvinyltransferase, translated as MNSSSSLPEAKPAVAVDSSVLQIWGGHPLKGHVKISGAKNSALVIMAGALLCSGDCRIRNVPLLADVERMAEVISALGVRLTRQGDILDINASEIATSKAPYELVTQLRASFFAIGPILARLGVAQMPLPGGCAIGARPVDLHVRGLQAMGAEVQIEHGICNAYVPGTNGRLKGAKIYLDTPSVGATETLMMAATLADGETIIENAAREPEVVDLANFCNAMGAKIQGAGSSTITVVGVPQLHSVDYPIIPDRIEAGTFLVAGAITRSDIIISPVISDHLIPVIAKLRDIGVTIIEEAPNCLRILPAETLKATDIETLPHPGFPTDMQAPFMALLTLAEGDSIINEAVFENRLRHASELNRLGADIRVKGNTAFVRGVPILSGAPVIGTDLRASAALVLAGLAAEGQTTIQGLHHLDRGYDQIDVKLQQLGARILRVGEVPAEAEKAAN; from the coding sequence ATTAATTCTTCTAGCAGCTTACCGGAAGCTAAACCTGCTGTAGCAGTAGACTCCTCAGTCTTGCAAATATGGGGTGGGCATCCTTTAAAGGGACACGTCAAAATCAGTGGGGCTAAAAATTCTGCCTTAGTCATCATGGCTGGAGCTTTGCTTTGTTCTGGTGATTGTCGAATTCGTAACGTTCCCCTGTTGGCGGACGTAGAACGGATGGCTGAGGTCATTTCAGCATTGGGTGTACGCCTGACCAGACAAGGTGATATTTTAGATATCAACGCCAGTGAAATTGCTACATCAAAAGCTCCCTACGAACTAGTTACCCAACTGCGGGCTAGTTTCTTTGCTATTGGGCCAATTTTAGCCCGCTTGGGAGTGGCACAAATGCCATTACCAGGGGGTTGTGCCATTGGTGCAAGACCAGTTGACCTGCACGTCCGAGGACTGCAAGCAATGGGAGCCGAAGTACAGATTGAACATGGTATTTGTAATGCCTATGTTCCGGGAACTAATGGCAGATTAAAAGGTGCGAAAATTTACTTAGATACTCCCAGCGTCGGGGCGACAGAAACCTTGATGATGGCCGCCACCTTAGCTGATGGTGAAACCATTATTGAAAATGCCGCTAGAGAGCCGGAAGTAGTAGATTTAGCCAACTTCTGTAACGCAATGGGCGCGAAAATTCAGGGTGCTGGTAGCAGCACTATTACTGTAGTTGGCGTACCACAGTTACATTCCGTTGACTATCCTATTATTCCCGATCGCATCGAAGCCGGGACATTTTTAGTAGCTGGTGCTATCACTCGCTCAGATATTATCATTTCCCCAGTCATTTCCGATCACCTAATTCCAGTGATTGCCAAACTGCGGGATATTGGTGTCACTATCATCGAAGAAGCACCAAATTGCTTACGCATTCTTCCCGCCGAAACCCTGAAAGCAACGGACATCGAAACCTTGCCCCATCCAGGTTTTCCCACAGATATGCAAGCACCATTCATGGCTTTACTCACCTTAGCAGAAGGCGACAGCATCATTAACGAAGCTGTCTTTGAAAATCGCCTGCGCCATGCTTCCGAGTTAAACCGCTTAGGTGCAGATATCCGTGTCAAGGGTAATACCGCATTTGTGCGGGGAGTACCGATATTATCTGGCGCGCCGGTCATCGGTACTGACTTAAGAGCATCAGCCGCCTTAGTCCTAGCCGGACTAGCAGCCGAAGGACAAACCACCATTCAGGGATTACATCACCTTGATCGGGGTTACGATCAAATAGATGTGAAATTGCAACAACTAGGTGCAAGAATCCTGCGAGTTGGGGAAGTTCCAGCCGAAGCAGAGAAAGCAGCGAATTAA
- a CDS encoding M48 family metallopeptidase codes for MSVFKSSLIGLKADSFRHPLDLEATQALKQIPGLDMLVRNVLGPMAEQVFYVENIASSVLVGENQLPELHHLLIEACKVLDIEPPQLYVRQHPAPNAYTFAMRGKQPFVVLHTSLIDILTPEEIQAVIAHELGHLKCDHSVYLTPVNLLILAAGVLPNIGAVVAQAIQAQLLEWVRCAEFTCDRAALLATQNPKVVMSVLMKLAGGSPTLAPKLNLDAFIAQARAYDDISKTELGEMLKTARTAELTHPVPVLRAREIDRWASSQEYQNLLQTHGQEYISEAAPKGGWRNW; via the coding sequence ATGTCTGTGTTTAAATCCTCACTCATCGGTTTAAAAGCTGACTCATTTCGTCATCCATTAGATTTGGAAGCTACCCAAGCTCTTAAGCAAATACCCGGTTTGGATATGCTGGTGAGAAACGTGCTAGGGCCAATGGCAGAGCAGGTTTTTTATGTAGAAAATATTGCTTCTAGTGTGTTGGTAGGGGAAAATCAACTACCTGAGTTACATCACCTATTAATAGAAGCTTGCAAAGTTTTAGACATTGAGCCACCGCAATTATACGTTAGGCAACACCCTGCACCTAATGCCTATACTTTTGCAATGCGGGGTAAGCAGCCTTTTGTCGTGCTGCACACTTCTTTAATTGATATCCTGACCCCAGAAGAGATACAGGCGGTAATTGCCCATGAGTTAGGACATCTCAAGTGTGACCATAGTGTTTATTTAACACCTGTGAATTTATTAATATTAGCCGCAGGTGTACTACCTAACATTGGGGCTGTCGTGGCTCAAGCTATCCAAGCACAACTTTTAGAATGGGTACGCTGTGCTGAGTTTACCTGCGATCGCGCTGCTTTACTAGCCACCCAAAACCCCAAAGTGGTGATGTCTGTGTTGATGAAATTAGCCGGGGGTTCACCAACTCTTGCACCCAAACTCAATCTCGATGCTTTTATTGCCCAAGCCCGTGCTTACGATGATATTAGTAAAACCGAACTTGGGGAAATGCTCAAAACAGCCCGTACAGCCGAATTAACTCACCCTGTACCAGTCTTAAGAGCCAGAGAAATTGACCGTTGGGCAAGTAGTCAAGAATATCAAAATTTATTACAAACCCACGGACAAGAATACATTAGTGAAGCAGCACCCAAAGGAGGTTGGCGTAACTGGTAA